One part of the Arabidopsis thaliana chromosome 1 sequence genome encodes these proteins:
- a CDS encoding Paired amphipathic helix (PAH2) superfamily protein (Paired amphipathic helix (PAH2) superfamily protein; FUNCTIONS IN: molecular_function unknown; INVOLVED IN: regulation of transcription, DNA-dependent; LOCATED IN: nucleus; CONTAINS InterPro DOMAIN/s: Paired amphipathic helix (InterPro:IPR003822); BEST Arabidopsis thaliana protein match is: Paired amphipathic helix (PAH2) superfamily protein (TAIR:AT1G23810.1); Has 1078 Blast hits to 561 proteins in 156 species: Archae - 0; Bacteria - 0; Metazoa - 392; Fungi - 252; Plants - 385; Viruses - 0; Other Eukaryotes - 49 (source: NCBI BLink).): MNKAFAYIIAVRDRFRDEPAKYRQFLSLLRDRRARRIDKATFFVGLVELIKDHLDLLLGFNALLPARFQIPITPAGFQNVVGRSVPPETTIEDATSYLNSVKRAFHDEPAKYEELLKLLNDIEARRVDAASFIASVEELMKDHQTLLNGFSVFLSAEMKFIRKLKAKFQGDGSHVADSVLQILRMYSEGNKSKSEAFQEVVPLVQDHEDLVMELIKIIFSDP, encoded by the exons ATGAATAAAGCTTTTGCATACATCATTGCTGTGAGGGACAGATTTCGTGATGAACCTGCAAAATATCGACAGTTTCTAAGCCTCTTGCGTGATCGTCGAGCTCGTAG aatCGATAAAGCTACTTTCTTTGTAGGGCTGGTGGAGCTCATTAAAGATCACTTGGATCTGCTTCTTGGTTTTAATGCCTTACTTCCAGCTAGGTTTCAGATACCCATCACACCAGCTGGATTTCAAAACGTGGTTGGAAGAAGCGTACCACCGGAGACAACTATCGAGGATGCGACTTCATACCTCAACTCTGTGAAGAGAGCATTTCATGATGAACCTGCAAAATATGAGGAACTTCTTAAGCTCTTGAATGATATTGAAGCTCGTAG AGTCGATGCTGCTAGTTTCATTGCAAGTGTGGAAGAACTCATGAAAGATCACCAGACTCTGCTTAATGGTTTCAGTGTCTTCCTTTCAGCTGAAATGAAGTTTATCAGGAAGCTTAAG GCAAAGTTTCAGGGCGATGGTAGTCATGTAGCTGACTCTGTTCTTCAGATATTGAGAATGTACAGTGAGGGAAACAAGTCCAAAAGTGAGGCGTTCCAGGAG GTCGTTCCACTTGTTCAGGATCATGAAGATTTAGTCATGGAgcttataaaaattattttcagtGATCCATAG
- a CDS encoding Paired amphipathic helix (PAH2) superfamily protein (Paired amphipathic helix (PAH2) superfamily protein; FUNCTIONS IN: molecular_function unknown; INVOLVED IN: regulation of transcription, DNA-dependent; LOCATED IN: nucleus; CONTAINS InterPro DOMAIN/s: Paired amphipathic helix (InterPro:IPR003822); BEST Arabidopsis thaliana protein match is: Paired amphipathic helix (PAH2) superfamily protein (TAIR:AT1G24230.1); Has 730 Blast hits to 554 proteins in 156 species: Archae - 0; Bacteria - 0; Metazoa - 199; Fungi - 160; Plants - 334; Viruses - 0; Other Eukaryotes - 37 (source: NCBI BLink).), translating to MEEVYHDEPEKFNHILHLIRDYFNHRDDRARITACMGELMRDHLNLLVRFFDFFPAEASEGLAQLQTIAATSVSPDSTIDDAVSYINTVKEAFHDEPAKYYEFFQLFYDIRYRLIDVAGGITRVEELLKAHKNLLVRLNAFLPPEAQRILHLKIEQRAASDINKRKRVASFIGKLKERFQGDDRHVYESFLEILTMYQEGNKSVNDLYQEVGFLVGTLWLDYTFS from the exons ATGGAGGAAGTATATCATGATGAACctgaaaaatttaatcatattcTCCACCTCATACGTGATTATTTTAATCATAG AGACGATAGAGCTAGAATCACTGCATGTATGGGGGAACTCATGAGAGATCACTTGAACCTGCTTGTTCGTTTCTTTGACTTCTTTCCAGCTGAGGCTAGCGAAGGGTTAGCCCAACTTCAAACCATTGCTGCAACAAGCGTATCACCGGATTCTACTATTGATGATGCGGTTTCATACATCAACACTGTCAAGGAAGCATTTCATGATGAACCTGCAAAGTATTACGAGTTTTTCCAGCTCTTTTATGATATCAGGTATAG ATTAATTGATGTTGCTGGTGGCATTACAAGGGTGGAGGAACTCTTGAAAGCTCACAAGAATCTGCTTGTCCGTTTGAATGCCTTCCTTCCACCTGAGGCTCAGAGAATCCTCCATCTCAAGATTGAGCAACGGGCTGCATCTgatattaacaaaagaaaacgtgTAGCGAGTTTTATCGGCAAGCTTAAG GAAAGGTTCCAGGGGGATGATCGTCATGTATATGAGTCGTTTCTCGAGATATTGACAATGTACCAAGAAGGAAACAAGTCCGTGAATGACTTGTACCAGGAGGTAGGGTTCTTGGTTGGGACACTTTGGTTGGATTACACTTTCTCTTAG
- a CDS encoding Paired amphipathic helix (PAH2) superfamily protein (Paired amphipathic helix (PAH2) superfamily protein; FUNCTIONS IN: molecular_function unknown; INVOLVED IN: regulation of transcription, DNA-dependent; LOCATED IN: nucleus; CONTAINS InterPro DOMAIN/s: Paired amphipathic helix (InterPro:IPR003822); BEST Arabidopsis thaliana protein match is: Paired amphipathic helix (PAH2) superfamily protein (TAIR:AT1G23810.1); Has 680 Blast hits to 519 proteins in 139 species: Archae - 0; Bacteria - 0; Metazoa - 210; Fungi - 129; Plants - 307; Viruses - 0; Other Eukaryotes - 34 (source: NCBI BLink).) produces the protein MVGKSKSPEFNFEDGMAYFDAVKVALQDTEPEKYQEFVRIFIDYTANRFGFETLSASLQELLRDHANLCHGSNVLLPFRLQTAIPPEASAEFHINKVVGRSVPPAVAVPTMDDATSYLNAVKEAFHDEPAKYMEITKLLTDLKARRINAASVIARMEELLKDHLNLLLGFCVFLSPTRRFITKLKARFLGDGSQVVDSVLQILRMHSEGNKSKDEASQEVRALIQGHEDLLMELSEIFSDP, from the exons ATGGTTGGAAAAAGCAAATCACCAGAGTTCAATTTCGAAGATGGGATGGCATACTTCGATGCTGTGAAGGTCGCATTGCAGGATACTGAACCTGAAAAATATCAAGAGTTTGTAAGAATCTTTATTGATTATACTGCTAATAG ATTCGGTTTCGAAACTTTGAGTGCAAGCTTGCAGGAACTCCTGAGAGATCACGCGAATCTGTGTCATGGTTCAAATGTCTTACTTCCTTTTAGGTTGCAGACAGCCATCCCTCCCGAGGCTAGCGCAGAGTTTCACATCAATAAGGTGGTTGGAAGAAGCGTACCACCGGCGGTGGCGGTGCCTACCATGGATGATGCGACTTCTTACCTCAATGCTGTGAAGGAAGCATTTCATGATGAACCTGcaaaatatatggaaattACTAAGCTCTTGACTGATCTTAAAGCTCGTAG AATCAATGCCGCTAGTGTCATTGCAAGGATGGAGGAACTCTTGAAAGATCACTTGAATCTGCTTCTTGGTTTCTGTGTCTTCCTTTCACCTACAAGGAGGTTTATCACGAAGCTTAAG GCAAGGTTTCTGGGCGATGGTAGTCAAGTAGTTGACTCAGTTCTCCAGATATTGAGAATGCACAGTGAGGGAAACAAGTCCAAAGATGAGGCGTCTCAGGAG GTCCGTGCACTTATTCAGGGTCATGAAGATTTACTCATGGAGCTTTCAGAAATTTTCAGTGATCCATAG